The Pieris napi chromosome 4, ilPieNapi1.2, whole genome shotgun sequence DNA segment CAATATGCAGTCAAAAATAGATGAAATGCTTTACATTGTAGCTATATTTATTAGCTAATACGTTATAGTGTTAAAACCGTAACGGGTTCATGGTCAGGGTGTGTCTGAGCCGACCTACTAGGTCTATTGAAGTGTCAAGACTCACGGCTCGTAGGTTAAATAGACAAGCagatcttaatttaaattgtaggGTCAatgcatttattaaattgaatttaaccGTGATTAACGAGTGACGTAATTTAACGCCTGCGAATCTAACAAGTGCGCGCAGTAGCAACGCAACCGGTGCGCCAACAAAGCGCGCGAATCGTTGACATTTTCCGcgaacattttatttacattaccataaaaaaaacacgtttttgtctttgatatatttaaaacaaaaatttcctcaaaaactaaatgttatTAGTTATTCAGTTATATTTGAGTTtggattaaatataaaattgttccGGAAGAGGAAAGCATTCATTGGTATAAGTGATGATGGAAAGTGATGCGTTTGCGATTGTTGATATAAACATAAGTGATaagaatacaaataaatcaaacaaaaatgaCGTAGTAAACATCAATAAGAAGACGTTAGTTCCCACCGTTATAAAAATACGtgagttttttatttcaaatttatttatttattatatttaccacAATCTTTCGATCgttaaatagtattattataaataattataggtaTTATGCATACATAACTTGCTAGCTTCAATGGAATCTCTCCAACTTCACATCTACCATGAGTGTGGGAGTCAATAATTGAGATCATTTCTTTACCATCATTGTTGTCAGAGTTATGTGATAACTGCCATTTCTTTTGGATTTCAAAATGAGGTCTTTGTTAACACATAGTTTCCCTAATAACAGCGACAAGACAATTAGGTGTTGCTTGATGAGCACGTTTGTCGCTTCCGCTGTCCTCATTATATGGGCTAGAGGTACCGCTGGACGTCCCTGGGCTAGTAGCACTACTTACCATAGATTAAACTTCCGACTGTGAGGTACGTTATGTAAAACGGAACCTGTTACGTCACACTTCGCTGCCCCTCTTGCAATCAGACATTGTACTATGCAAGTCAACTATAATAaggttttatgttattttcaaTTCACTTCTATCTCCATAATTCATCATAAACATCTCTACGACCCAGTTAGTTTGGTAAACAATGACCGCTTTTATCTAAAGTTTATCGTTAATTCTGAACATAGACGATAATACCCATTAACCTGAATTatgaattacattttaaatagtcCGTTACAAAGAACTATTTCAGTTCACAATGGTTGTATTTTCAATCCTATTTAGTATATGGTTGATCCCATTATGCGCTAGCGACTACGGCGTTCTAGTTTCAAAATACCTAGGGactaacttaaatattatagttattctAAATACGAATAGtgcaaataaaatacacactaacagaataataattagaatatataGGTAACCCTGTAACCTACATAATTGTAAACTTTCATTTAATATCTGAATCCGagttaataatgaaatatataaaattctggtgtcacaatgttcgttcccatactcccccgaaacggctcgaccgattcttataattttttttatgcatattcagtaagtctgagaatcggctactatcaaTCTTTCGAACCGCTAAATGTTTATGGTCCATccctaaatttgtattttttagataaagaaaattgatttttattttttatgttacaaaaatacatacaacccttaattgtcaaacctctacgatcaatccctattttttattattgttgatagttatttttgttgaactaaaaaaatgtttcctagaataCATATagatacatggcaaaacaaacgtttgctgGGTCAGCAAACGTTATtagtttctttatattaatgaAAGATCGCAACTGTAACTACcttaattaagatttttataggCCACCGAAATCACAATACccacatttatataaagttttatttgccACAGGCATTCAACATTTGTTggaatttcaaacaataagTAATATCAAGATTTTGTTTTAGAGAGAGATCGCGGTGAACGCGATTATATAGGTTTTGCGACTTTGCCAGAGCAAGTACATCGGAAATCTGTTAAACGGGGGTTCGATTTCACACTTATGGTTGTAGGAGAATCAGGCCTAGGAAAATCGACCCTTATCAATAGTTTATTTCTTGGAGACCTCTACAAAAGTAGAAAAATAGCTGATGTCCAAGGTAATTCTTACTTATTACTACTAATGTAACTACCTTGTATCACAATTATTAAATCCATTTTATAAtgtgataattttatataagtaatcGTATTGTtactaattacttaataagtAACTATAAGAgttaaaactacttttataaattatatgtattaagtataaacgctaaaacatacaaaacaaCTCATAgtactatttctattgttaagtattattattattactcagTAAACAATTCAATCAACATTTCttgttataataacaaatcACTCGTAATTCCAAACAGATAGAGTTGAGAAAACAACAACAATAGAAAAGAAGACTATGGAAATCGAGGAACGGGGTGTGAAACTCCGTCTTACAATTGTCGATACGCCTGGCTTTGGAGATGCAATCAACTGTGAAGATTCATGGAGGGTCTGCTCAGCTTACGTTGATGAGCAATTCCGACAGTACTTTACCGATGAAAGCGGGCTCAATAGAAGGCATATGCAGGACAATAGAGTGCATTGCTGCCTTTACTTTGTACCACCATGGGCACATaggtaacatttatttttcgtatccATTTCAGTTAGAGGGGAAAATATACGAATTAGTCGCACAAGATGCACAtgaacaaaaaacattttatagtaTGGCAATATAGTGATTAAATCAATTTGCGGTAtgcataataatatagtatgtATGGTTATCGACTGGCATCATGTCATAATAAAACTAAGGTAGTTTGACAGTTGGCATTAGATCGATGGACATTAACATATATTCCCTTCTTAGATTTCCTATTGCGTCTTATTGCAGgtgcatacaatatttatgttacaaatcctatattatttatttaataatacttcgAGGCTAGCTTcgaacatataatatatgtactatATACTTTCTTGTACGAATACATTACTGATATagcgttatttttattacgtgTTGATAGTCTGGTTTGTAAATGGTTAGACGTAAGAATTGTAACGATAACTTTAGAAGGACGTGTTGTGATACGGACTCAGAGGGAACTTTTCAAAGATTAATTACAATGagtattgtattgtttaatttgatAACATTTTCTTAGAATGCTGATTGACCGCAATTTAGTGTAATCTctgtgtattaataaaaacatcggGACGTACCTATATTGAGGAATGCAAATAATatcgtaaataaattaaactgtaATTATCTTGCAATTGTACTTTATGGGATGGCGctttattttagaattattacAGTGATAGTCAATAAAATCTTGTTGCGTTGATAGTTTTTATAGCAATTGAATTGAATAATAGTGTCATTtagttatttacatttcatGTCGTGTTTTAttagtgtaaataatttatattagcaatataaattaaatttagggTTTATAAAGGCATTATTATCTTTTATGCTTATTGCTTTTATAAAGTATATCGAATTTTTGCATTTACTGCTAATTGGACAATATCTATTTTCATCCCCATAAATGGGaatttcatccccctaaaaaataataatttaggtcaacccctaaatttttatttttttagaccaaattttttatttttatctttttatgatacagcatacaaaaatacatatgtacaacccttaattttcattgaacttttttttttaattttcatttttttgttgaactaaaatttttttcctataaataatatccATGATAatacaacgtttgccgggtcagctagtatttaataaaaataaacatttcagTCTTCGGCAAGTAGATTTGGAGATGATGAAACGCCTACACCGCAAAGTCAACATTGTTGTAGT contains these protein-coding regions:
- the LOC125049088 gene encoding septin-2 isoform X1; the protein is MMESDAFAIVDINISDKNTNKSNKNDVVNINKKTLVPTVIKIQRDRGERDYIGFATLPEQVHRKSVKRGFDFTLMVVGESGLGKSTLINSLFLGDLYKSRKIADVQDRVEKTTTIEKKTMEIEERGVKLRLTIVDTPGFGDAINCEDSWRVCSAYVDEQFRQYFTDESGLNRRHMQDNRVHCCLYFVPPWAHSLRQVDLEMMKRLHRKVNIVVVIAKADSLTAAEVKRLKSRILDDLDEYQIQVYQFPECDSDEDEEFKQQDRDLKAAAPFAVVAADTVLEVGGKRIRGRQYPWGIVDVENPRHSDFTKLRTMLISTHMQDLKDVTQDVHYENFRAQCISQISQHAMRERGKLKRDSMGNNHDVVITDTDRLLLQKDEEIRRMQDMLTQMQEKLKATDKKHDSIIDV